A window of Chengkuizengella sediminis contains these coding sequences:
- a CDS encoding 4Fe-4S dicluster domain-containing protein yields the protein MKKVLYIELENCIGCRSCLAACTQCGGHEQRNRNYVIDVNPFVDRQTMPMMCLHCENPPCARSCPVQAIQVHETGAVLSAMTEKCLGCQNCTIACPYGIPKFDVEQNLMYKCDLCIDRTKDGIPPMCASVCPTNTLQWVTEEELAVKKSQFRLNNGMMASMEDPYLENKTNVHVSLPGILEGKEKLF from the coding sequence ATGAAAAAGGTTTTATATATTGAATTAGAAAATTGTATTGGTTGTCGTTCATGCCTTGCTGCTTGTACACAGTGCGGTGGGCATGAACAAAGAAATCGAAATTATGTGATAGATGTAAATCCATTTGTAGACCGTCAAACGATGCCAATGATGTGTTTGCATTGCGAAAACCCTCCATGTGCAAGAAGTTGTCCAGTTCAAGCGATTCAAGTACATGAAACTGGAGCGGTATTATCAGCAATGACTGAAAAATGTCTTGGTTGTCAAAATTGTACGATCGCTTGCCCTTATGGAATTCCAAAATTTGATGTAGAGCAAAACTTAATGTATAAATGTGATTTATGTATAGATCGTACGAAGGATGGTATACCACCTATGTGTGCAAGTGTATGTCCTACGAATACTTTACAATGGGTAACAGAAGAAGAGCTGGCTGTGAAGAAAAGTCAATTTAGATTAAACAATGGAATGATGGCTAGTATGGAAGATCCATATTTGGAAAATAAAACGAATGTACATGTCAGTTTGCCGGGTATATTAGAAGGTAAAGAAAAACTATTTTAA
- a CDS encoding Rieske (2Fe-2S) protein, whose amino-acid sequence MDKNNKIPFDEDNYTHNINKNNERKLDRRGFMKTMVGAAGLFAVSTLPWGSIAATELMGLREKKYPKKEIIDVKKLKVGDAFEFAYPTDHDSALLVRLGENEFKAYQNACTHLRCPVFWEQSKSELVCPCHHGFFDVKTGSPTAGPPRRPLPEITIQVEAGKIVATGVKRYET is encoded by the coding sequence ATGGATAAAAATAATAAAATCCCTTTTGACGAAGATAATTATACTCATAATATTAATAAAAATAATGAACGGAAATTAGATCGAAGAGGTTTCATGAAAACGATGGTTGGAGCTGCAGGGTTATTTGCAGTTTCTACATTACCATGGGGTTCTATTGCTGCTACAGAGTTAATGGGTTTAAGAGAGAAAAAATATCCCAAAAAAGAAATTATAGATGTAAAAAAATTAAAGGTTGGGGATGCATTTGAATTTGCATATCCCACTGATCATGATTCAGCATTGTTGGTCCGATTAGGTGAAAATGAATTTAAAGCATATCAAAATGCATGTACACATCTTCGTTGCCCAGTTTTTTGGGAACAAAGTAAAAGCGAACTTGTATGTCCATGTCACCACGGCTTTTTTGATGTAAAAACGGGTTCACCAACAGCTGGACCACCTAGAAGACCACTTCCTGAAATTACAATTCAAGTTGAAGCGGGTAAAATCGTAGCAACAGGGGTGAAACGATATGAAACGTAG
- a CDS encoding response regulator has protein sequence MTKILIVDDHAVVRTGLMMLLDANPHVEVIGEAAEGNEAIQKSLDLKPDVVLMDLSMPHGKDGLSATTELKKIMPEINILILTMHDDEEYLFRVIQAGASGYILKSAPHEELLNAIQCVASGSAYLYPSAIRTLMEEYLEKVKQGENFDTFDLLSDREKEVLTWVAKGYANKDIGEQLNISVKTVETHKSKLMEKLNLRTRPELVKYALKKGLLHFE, from the coding sequence ATGACAAAAATTCTTATCGTAGACGATCATGCCGTTGTCAGGACTGGTCTAATGATGTTGTTAGATGCAAATCCACATGTTGAAGTCATTGGTGAAGCTGCAGAAGGTAATGAGGCCATTCAAAAATCACTTGATTTAAAACCTGACGTTGTATTAATGGATCTCAGTATGCCACATGGAAAAGATGGCCTATCAGCTACCACAGAACTTAAAAAAATAATGCCAGAAATAAACATATTGATTCTTACAATGCACGATGATGAAGAATATTTGTTTCGAGTGATTCAAGCTGGGGCTTCTGGATACATTCTTAAAAGCGCTCCACATGAGGAATTATTAAACGCGATTCAATGTGTGGCGTCAGGATCTGCTTATTTATACCCTTCAGCAATCAGAACACTTATGGAGGAGTATTTGGAGAAAGTAAAACAGGGTGAAAACTTTGATACTTTTGATTTATTATCTGATCGTGAAAAAGAAGTACTAACTTGGGTAGCTAAAGGGTATGCCAATAAGGACATCGGTGAGCAATTAAATATTAGTGTTAAAACAGTTGAAACACATAAAAGCAAATTAATGGAGAAGTTGAATCTAAGAACAAGGCCAGAATTAGTGAAATATGCCTTGAAAAAGGGGTTGCTTCATTTTGAATAG
- a CDS encoding PAS domain-containing sensor histidine kinase: MNRNNLYPDINQNVKQLLSNIDASIVSSKTKEKLQETLNQLVDLKTALDESSIVAVTDQHGIINYVNDKFCEISKYTTKELIGQNHRIVNSGLHSEEFMRDLWDTILNGKVWKGEIKNKAKDGSYYWVNTTIVPFLNETNQPYQFLSIRTEITKLKQAEKELKNMMTKLMNVQEDERRKISRELHDGIGQRLFSLLIQIDQISHDIEHDSLELMRNDVSNIIQDIRNMSWELRPSVLDDLGVVPAIRSYLKEYSQHYGIEVQLDTNIKKRLEIDIETTIYRVIQEALTNIGKYADVSEAFVKMMEDDSKIVVSIMDYGHGFVRQPDMKGVGLFSMEERARAVNGHLEIESEPEKGTQIKLTINKSQVKSLM, from the coding sequence TTGAATAGAAATAATCTATATCCTGATATTAATCAAAATGTAAAACAACTTCTTTCGAATATAGATGCTAGTATCGTTTCTTCGAAAACAAAGGAAAAATTACAAGAAACATTAAATCAATTGGTGGATCTTAAAACGGCACTAGATGAATCGTCCATCGTGGCAGTAACTGATCAGCATGGCATCATTAATTATGTAAATGATAAGTTTTGTGAAATTTCCAAATATACAACAAAAGAGTTAATAGGACAAAATCATCGTATTGTTAATTCTGGACTTCACTCTGAAGAATTCATGAGAGATTTATGGGATACGATATTGAATGGCAAGGTATGGAAAGGTGAAATAAAAAATAAAGCGAAAGATGGGTCGTATTATTGGGTAAACACAACAATCGTGCCTTTTTTAAACGAAACAAACCAACCTTATCAGTTTTTATCAATTCGGACAGAGATTACAAAGCTAAAACAAGCAGAAAAAGAACTTAAAAACATGATGACTAAATTAATGAATGTGCAAGAGGACGAGAGAAGGAAAATATCTAGGGAATTACACGATGGAATTGGCCAGCGATTGTTTTCTTTACTCATACAAATTGATCAGATATCTCATGACATAGAACATGATAGCTTAGAATTAATGAGGAATGATGTTTCGAATATCATACAAGATATTCGTAACATGTCTTGGGAGCTTAGACCTTCTGTTTTAGATGATTTAGGTGTAGTTCCAGCTATTCGCTCCTACTTGAAGGAATATTCTCAGCATTATGGTATTGAAGTACAATTAGATACGAATATAAAAAAACGTCTGGAAATAGATATAGAAACAACAATTTATCGTGTAATTCAAGAAGCTTTGACGAACATAGGTAAATATGCAGATGTCTCTGAAGCATTTGTGAAAATGATGGAGGATGATAGTAAGATTGTAGTTAGTATTATGGATTACGGTCACGGGTTTGTAAGACAACCTGATATGAAGGGTGTAGGATTATTTAGT